Proteins encoded by one window of Desulfallas thermosapovorans DSM 6562:
- a CDS encoding methyl-accepting chemotaxis protein, with translation MRSLKLKIILIISLTTMMILSVVSVINYNRVSIILTEQITNAAAESADFNAKIVNQWLDGIVKDINNRAKDAAIQTLDPGICLPVLKRVQEANEEYEYLYIADATGKGIGTNDVPVDVSDRDYFPRVMSGETVITDPIISKATGNQVIAVVAPVYNDEDGLLVGLVGVTVELDYLQKIIQDMRLSGTGYGLIQAADNTTIAHPDSQLVGNKNILELADGKLKQLLENMNNGEKGFGYYIYQGTDKILAYAPVELTSWSVAQTANVDDIMAPLDGIRNMSIAVTAIAVIIMVLIATAIASIISKPIVSLSRAAESIATGDLTQKIEQSRSQDEIGVLIKAFNKMVDNLKEMIYNIQNSSDQLASHSEELAATSEEISATVEEVASTTNEVAATSAQGAENAEYAIRESEAVQLVAGQGNQAVEEIVVKIGAIASKTSDASEAVQRLGQQSSQIGEIINTITGIAEQTNLLALNAAIEAARAGEHGRGFAVVAEEVRKLAEQSAGAARKITGLIKDIQSGVNNAVAAMEQGVHEVDEGVALSQTAGASLEQIIKAVEKNTRVINEVAEAAKQANNDTQQLSAANEQIASSIQQVSSATQELANIAGVLKQTVDRFKV, from the coding sequence TTGAGAAGTCTCAAATTAAAGATAATTCTAATAATTAGCCTGACTACTATGATGATATTGTCCGTAGTATCTGTTATCAATTATAATAGGGTTTCTATTATATTAACGGAGCAAATTACCAACGCCGCCGCAGAGAGCGCGGATTTTAACGCCAAAATTGTCAATCAATGGCTGGATGGTATCGTTAAGGATATAAACAACCGGGCTAAGGATGCGGCTATTCAGACATTAGATCCCGGTATATGCCTGCCGGTATTGAAGCGAGTTCAGGAAGCCAACGAAGAATATGAATATTTATATATTGCTGACGCAACCGGTAAAGGTATCGGTACCAACGATGTGCCCGTTGACGTCTCTGATAGAGATTATTTCCCCCGGGTAATGAGCGGCGAGACAGTGATTACAGATCCCATAATCAGCAAAGCCACCGGAAACCAGGTGATTGCAGTGGTTGCGCCCGTCTATAATGATGAGGACGGTTTACTGGTCGGTTTGGTGGGCGTAACTGTGGAACTGGATTATTTGCAAAAGATTATTCAAGATATGCGCCTGAGTGGTACAGGTTATGGTTTAATACAAGCAGCGGATAATACAACCATTGCCCACCCCGACTCCCAACTTGTAGGCAATAAAAATATACTGGAGTTGGCCGATGGTAAACTAAAACAGTTGCTTGAAAACATGAATAACGGCGAAAAAGGGTTTGGCTATTACATATACCAGGGCACAGATAAAATACTTGCCTATGCCCCGGTTGAATTAACCAGTTGGTCAGTGGCCCAAACAGCCAACGTTGATGATATAATGGCTCCTTTGGACGGCATTAGAAACATGAGCATTGCCGTGACAGCAATTGCCGTTATCATCATGGTGCTTATTGCCACTGCCATTGCCAGTATAATATCAAAACCAATTGTCAGTTTAAGCCGGGCGGCGGAATCCATTGCCACGGGAGACCTGACCCAAAAAATCGAACAATCCCGCAGTCAGGATGAAATCGGTGTTTTAATCAAAGCCTTTAACAAAATGGTGGATAATTTAAAAGAGATGATATACAACATCCAAAACAGTTCCGACCAATTGGCATCCCACAGTGAAGAGTTAGCCGCTACCAGCGAGGAAATAAGTGCCACAGTTGAAGAAGTGGCCAGTACAACCAACGAGGTGGCGGCAACCTCCGCCCAGGGTGCCGAAAATGCCGAGTATGCAATCAGGGAATCCGAGGCGGTGCAGCTTGTCGCCGGACAAGGTAACCAGGCAGTTGAGGAAATAGTAGTCAAAATAGGTGCCATTGCCTCCAAAACCAGTGATGCCTCCGAGGCGGTTCAAAGACTGGGGCAGCAATCAAGCCAAATAGGAGAGATTATTAACACCATTACCGGCATAGCCGAGCAGACCAATCTATTAGCCTTAAATGCTGCCATAGAGGCAGCCCGGGCCGGTGAACACGGGCGCGGTTTTGCAGTTGTGGCGGAAGAAGTACGCAAACTTGCCGAACAGTCCGCCGGTGCCGCGCGTAAAATAACCGGTTTAATAAAAGATATCCAAAGTGGCGTGAACAATGCTGTGGCTGCTATGGAACAAGGGGTGCACGAGGTTGACGAAGGGGTTGCATTATCCCAAACCGCGGGAGCTTCATTGGAGCAGATCATAAAAGCCGTAGAAAAAAATACCCGGGTCATTAACGAGGTGGCGGAGGCTGCAAAACAAGCCAATAACGACACACAGCAGCTTTCTGCGGCCAACGAGCAAATTGCTTCTTCTATACAACAAGTGTCCAGTGCCACCCAGGAACTGGCCAATATCGCCGGCGTATTAAAGCAAACAGTGGACAGGTTTAAAGTATAA
- a CDS encoding pyridoxal phosphate-dependent aminotransferase yields the protein MKLAERAQNISPSPTLSIDAQAKKMIAGGIKVINFGVGEPDFDTPEHIKQAAVKAIADGMTKYTPVAGTDSLRRAIVKKLAEDNNLQYEPGQIVVSAGAKHSLYNAFQVLCQAGDEVILPAPYWVSYLEQIKLAGAKPVIVPTTVENDFKLTPAQLQNAITPNSRVIILNSPSNPTGSVYTREELAALGEILVKNNIIIISDEIYEKLIYDEREHVSIAALNPALKDLTVVINGVSKSYAMTGWRIGYAAAPQPVAKAMADLQSHSTSNPTSIAQAASLEALTGTQEPVRHMVVEFAKRRDYIMERLLAIPGVKCNRPGGAFYVFPEIKPLLGKSYAGTVINCATDLARVLLEKEHVAIVPGIAFGDDTCFRLSYATSMDNIREGLDLIEKVLTGLH from the coding sequence ATGAAATTAGCTGAACGGGCTCAAAATATCAGTCCTTCCCCCACCCTGTCCATTGATGCCCAGGCCAAAAAAATGATAGCCGGGGGGATTAAAGTAATCAACTTTGGTGTTGGTGAGCCTGACTTCGATACGCCTGAGCATATCAAACAGGCCGCGGTAAAGGCCATTGCCGACGGCATGACCAAATATACCCCGGTGGCGGGCACCGATTCGTTACGCCGGGCCATTGTCAAAAAACTGGCTGAAGACAACAACCTGCAGTATGAACCCGGACAGATAGTGGTTTCCGCCGGGGCCAAACATTCGCTTTATAATGCTTTTCAAGTGCTGTGCCAGGCAGGGGACGAAGTAATTTTGCCCGCCCCGTATTGGGTAAGCTATCTGGAACAAATAAAACTGGCGGGAGCAAAACCTGTAATTGTTCCCACTACTGTGGAAAATGATTTCAAGCTGACGCCCGCCCAATTGCAAAATGCCATTACACCCAATAGCCGGGTGATTATCTTAAACAGTCCCAGTAACCCTACGGGTTCGGTGTATACCAGAGAAGAACTGGCAGCTCTGGGCGAGATTTTGGTGAAAAATAACATTATCATAATCTCCGATGAAATATATGAGAAATTGATTTACGACGAGAGAGAACATGTCAGTATTGCTGCTTTGAACCCTGCTTTGAAGGATTTGACCGTGGTTATCAACGGGGTTTCCAAATCCTATGCCATGACCGGGTGGCGTATTGGTTATGCCGCTGCACCTCAACCGGTGGCTAAGGCTATGGCTGACTTGCAAAGCCACTCCACCTCCAATCCCACATCCATTGCCCAGGCGGCCAGTTTGGAAGCGCTTACAGGCACCCAGGAACCTGTACGGCATATGGTGGTAGAGTTTGCCAAACGGCGGGATTATATTATGGAAAGATTGCTGGCCATACCCGGCGTCAAATGTAACCGCCCGGGCGGTGCATTTTATGTATTTCCTGAAATAAAGCCGCTTCTGGGTAAAAGTTATGCCGGTACGGTCATAAACTGCGCCACCGATCTGGCCAGGGTGCTTTTGGAAAAGGAGCACGTAGCCATTGTACCCGGGATAGCCTTTGGTGATGACACTTGTTTCCGCCTTTCCTATGCCACCTCGATGGATAATATTCGTGAGGGGTTGGATCTCATAGAAAAGGTGTTAACGGGATTACACTAA
- the dapF gene encoding diaminopimelate epimerase, producing the protein MLFAKVHGLGNDFVLVNLNEEKSLSVDLAGLAEKVCHRNFGVGADGLVLIGPGKEADLAMQIINSDGSVAEMCGNAIRCVAKYAYEHKLVDKTKMTVETGAGIMVPELIIENGKVIAVRVDMGMPGLEREQIPMTGPAGRVINEPLAAGDHVFHITTVSMGNPHCVIFVPDVAAVPLENWGRLVETHPVFPRKTNVEFVQVLNDKEVRMRVWERGAGPTMACGTGACATAVASVLNGHTGKNVKVHLYAGALDIEWAEDNHLYMTGPAEEVFTGDYLIK; encoded by the coding sequence TTGCTTTTTGCTAAAGTACATGGATTGGGCAATGATTTCGTTCTGGTTAACTTAAACGAGGAAAAAAGTTTGTCCGTTGACCTGGCCGGGTTGGCCGAAAAAGTGTGCCACCGTAATTTCGGGGTGGGCGCGGACGGATTGGTGCTGATTGGACCGGGCAAAGAGGCGGATCTGGCGATGCAAATAATTAATTCCGACGGCAGTGTGGCAGAAATGTGCGGCAATGCCATCCGCTGTGTGGCAAAATATGCCTACGAGCATAAACTGGTGGATAAAACTAAGATGACGGTAGAAACGGGAGCGGGCATTATGGTGCCCGAGTTGATTATAGAGAACGGTAAAGTTATTGCCGTACGGGTGGATATGGGTATGCCCGGCCTGGAGAGGGAGCAGATTCCCATGACCGGGCCGGCGGGCAGGGTGATAAATGAACCCCTTGCGGCAGGGGATCATGTTTTTCACATTACCACGGTCTCCATGGGCAATCCCCACTGTGTAATTTTTGTGCCCGATGTGGCGGCGGTACCCCTTGAGAATTGGGGCAGGCTCGTGGAAACGCATCCCGTCTTTCCCCGTAAAACCAATGTGGAGTTTGTCCAGGTACTGAATGACAAAGAGGTGCGTATGCGAGTTTGGGAAAGGGGGGCTGGGCCTACCATGGCCTGCGGCACAGGTGCCTGTGCCACGGCGGTGGCTTCGGTGCTAAACGGGCATACCGGTAAAAACGTCAAGGTACACTTGTATGCCGGAGCACTTGATATAGAGTGGGCAGAGGATAATCACTTGTATATGACCGGTCCCGCCGAAGAGGTTTTTACCGGCGATTACCTGATCAAGTAA
- the gmk gene encoding guanylate kinase: MKSKGNLIVISGPSGSGKGTVCQGLFKELDNLHLSISATTRKPRGNEQHGKDYYFLNREQFESLIAGDQLLEWANVYGNYYGTPRQPVLEAIDGGLDVILEIDVQGALHVKSKYPNCVLIFLIPPSRAELANRLKNRGTDSNDAIEHRLQWAESEIKKVREYDYLVINDDLAAATRKVSAIIIAERCRPGLFDIDLLLQKY, from the coding sequence ATGAAAAGCAAAGGTAATTTAATAGTGATATCCGGCCCTTCCGGTTCCGGCAAGGGAACAGTATGCCAGGGTCTATTTAAAGAACTGGATAATTTACATCTCTCCATTTCGGCAACGACCAGAAAGCCTCGCGGCAACGAACAGCACGGCAAAGACTATTATTTTTTAAACCGGGAGCAATTTGAGTCGCTCATTGCCGGGGATCAACTACTGGAGTGGGCCAATGTATACGGGAATTATTACGGGACACCCAGGCAACCTGTGCTGGAGGCCATTGATGGTGGTTTGGATGTTATTTTGGAAATTGACGTCCAGGGCGCACTGCACGTTAAAAGTAAGTACCCCAATTGCGTACTTATCTTTTTAATCCCTCCGTCCCGGGCTGAACTGGCCAATCGTTTAAAAAACAGGGGTACGGACAGCAATGATGCCATTGAGCACCGGTTGCAGTGGGCGGAAAGTGAAATAAAAAAAGTGCGTGAGTATGACTATCTGGTGATCAATGATGATCTGGCCGCCGCTACCCGCAAGGTGTCGGCTATCATAATTGCGGAAAGGTGCCGTCCCGGGCTCTTTGATATTGACTTGCTTCTGCAAAAATACTAA
- the coaBC gene encoding bifunctional phosphopantothenoylcysteine decarboxylase/phosphopantothenate--cysteine ligase CoaBC — MLAGKFIVIGVTGGIAAYRALDLVSNLVKVGAEVHVIMTAGAQQFVKPLTFEAISGHRVHVDTFETPPGWRYPHLELARRADMAVIVPATANILAKLACGMADDLLTTTVLAMDCPVLVCPAMNVNMYRNRAVQDNLSRLRHMGVVVVDPAVGRQACGDEGPGRLADVAVIFERVKVMLTGKKDLAQNTVLVTAGGTREPIDPVRYISNRSSGKMGYALAETAAKRGAKVYLVSAPTSLAVPAGVHVINVETAEQMYRAVMELYPGVDVVVKAAAVADYRPRVTAAQKIKKNDAGMVLELEKNTDILMELGKRKKHQLLVGFAAETEDLIKNAREKISKKNLDLLVANDVTRPGAGFGSDTNLVHILYPDGKVEKLPLMDKLALSEVIWDKVIRLKEGKK, encoded by the coding sequence ATGCTTGCAGGAAAGTTTATTGTTATCGGAGTTACCGGTGGTATTGCCGCTTATCGTGCTCTGGACCTGGTGAGCAACCTGGTTAAGGTTGGTGCCGAAGTGCACGTAATTATGACCGCCGGAGCGCAGCAGTTTGTAAAACCCTTGACCTTTGAAGCCATATCGGGCCATCGCGTGCATGTTGACACCTTTGAAACACCACCGGGCTGGCGTTACCCGCATCTAGAGCTGGCCCGCCGGGCCGATATGGCAGTGATCGTGCCTGCCACCGCAAATATTTTAGCTAAACTAGCTTGTGGGATGGCTGATGATTTACTTACCACTACGGTGCTGGCCATGGATTGTCCCGTACTGGTTTGCCCGGCCATGAATGTTAACATGTACCGTAACCGGGCGGTGCAGGATAATTTAAGTCGCCTGCGTCATATGGGCGTTGTGGTGGTGGATCCGGCTGTGGGGCGTCAGGCCTGTGGAGATGAAGGACCGGGGCGGTTGGCCGATGTAGCGGTTATTTTTGAACGGGTTAAAGTCATGCTGACCGGGAAAAAAGACCTGGCCCAAAATACGGTATTGGTTACCGCAGGGGGTACCCGGGAGCCAATAGATCCGGTGAGGTATATCAGTAACCGCAGTTCCGGAAAAATGGGCTATGCACTGGCCGAAACAGCTGCCAAGAGGGGGGCGAAAGTGTACCTGGTCTCCGCTCCCACCAGCCTGGCGGTGCCCGCCGGGGTGCATGTAATTAACGTGGAAACGGCAGAACAAATGTACCGGGCGGTGATGGAGCTTTATCCCGGGGTGGATGTGGTGGTAAAAGCGGCCGCTGTGGCCGACTACCGTCCCCGGGTCACTGCAGCGCAAAAGATTAAAAAAAATGATGCGGGTATGGTGCTGGAGCTGGAAAAGAATACGGACATTTTAATGGAACTGGGCAAGCGAAAAAAACACCAACTGCTGGTGGGATTTGCCGCCGAAACCGAGGATTTAATAAAAAACGCCAGGGAAAAGATAAGCAAAAAGAACTTGGATCTGCTGGTGGCCAACGATGTTACCCGGCCAGGGGCCGGTTTCGGTAGTGACACCAATTTGGTTCACATATTGTATCCGGACGGTAAGGTGGAGAAACTGCCGCTTATGGATAAGCTGGCCCTAAGTGAAGTTATTTGGGATAAGGTGATTCGATTAAAAGAAGGTAAAAAATAG
- the cysK gene encoding cysteine synthase A, with product MIYNNVLELVGHTPVVRLNKVTDGCDARILAKLEMVNPSGSAKARAALGMITAAEKAGLIRPGTVIIEPTSGNQGIALAMVGAVKGYRVIVVMPDSMSIERRQLARAYGAEVVLTPAAQDVDGAVQKAREMVAQIPGAWMPDQFANPDNPAFHEHTTATEILEQVDGEIDAYVAGVGTGGTLTGVARVLKRKYPHIRVYAVEPKKSAVLSGGKPGRHGIQGIGDGFVPANLDLALVDSPFTVSDEEAFNMTKRLAREEGILAGLSGGAAVHAAVTVGRELGPGKTVLTILPDTGERYLSTPVFEG from the coding sequence ATGATTTATAACAATGTTCTGGAGCTGGTGGGTCATACCCCGGTGGTCAGGCTGAATAAAGTGACCGACGGCTGCGACGCCCGAATCCTGGCCAAACTGGAAATGGTCAATCCCAGCGGCAGTGCCAAGGCCAGAGCGGCATTGGGTATGATTACCGCCGCCGAAAAAGCGGGCCTAATTCGGCCGGGTACGGTTATTATAGAGCCCACCAGTGGCAACCAGGGCATTGCACTGGCCATGGTAGGCGCAGTTAAGGGATACCGGGTGATTGTGGTGATGCCCGATTCAATGAGTATAGAAAGAAGACAACTGGCCCGTGCCTACGGGGCTGAAGTGGTGCTGACACCTGCTGCCCAGGATGTGGATGGAGCCGTGCAAAAGGCCAGAGAAATGGTGGCTCAAATACCCGGAGCCTGGATGCCCGACCAGTTTGCCAATCCTGATAACCCGGCTTTTCACGAGCATACCACGGCTACGGAAATATTGGAGCAGGTGGATGGTGAAATTGATGCTTATGTGGCCGGTGTGGGTACGGGCGGTACGCTGACCGGAGTGGCCCGGGTGTTAAAGAGAAAGTATCCCCATATTAGAGTATATGCTGTGGAACCTAAAAAGTCGGCTGTGCTGTCCGGGGGCAAACCGGGGAGACACGGTATTCAAGGCATCGGGGATGGTTTTGTGCCCGCCAATCTAGATCTGGCACTGGTGGATTCCCCCTTTACCGTATCCGATGAGGAAGCGTTTAACATGACCAAACGCTTGGCCAGGGAAGAAGGTATACTGGCGGGGTTATCCGGTGGCGCTGCTGTGCATGCCGCGGTGACCGTAGGCCGTGAACTGGGGCCCGGTAAAACCGTGCTCACCATTTTGCCGGATACCGGCGAACGGTACTTGAGTACCCCGGTATTCGAGGGTTGA
- a CDS encoding LL-diaminopimelate aminotransferase gives MQFEQAQRIKNLPPYLFARIEKLIDEKRAAGVDVISLGIGDPDMPTPGYIIEELKKQAENPANHQYPSSAGMLSYRQAVARWYKDRFDVELDAASEVVSLIGSKEGIAHISFCYLNPGDIVLVPDPGYPVYAGGAILAGAEPYYMPLTAQNRFLPDLNAIPADVARRAKMMFINYPNNPTGAVAGEDFYRDVISFAREYNILICHDAAYSEMAYDGYKPPSFLQFPGAKEVGIEFHSVSKTYNMTGWRIGWAAGHPQVVEALGRLKSNIDSGQFQAVQYAAIKGLTGSQEAVLQMQKVYQQRRDILVDALNSMGWQLEKPKATFYVWAPVPAGHTSDSFAELVLDKAGVVITPGNGYGSNGEGFFRIALTVEKERMLEALDRMKKNIGTVKF, from the coding sequence TTGCAATTTGAACAGGCACAAAGGATCAAAAATTTGCCACCTTATTTGTTTGCCCGGATCGAAAAATTAATTGATGAAAAGCGGGCAGCCGGAGTGGATGTAATCAGCCTTGGTATAGGTGATCCGGACATGCCCACGCCGGGTTATATAATCGAGGAATTGAAAAAACAGGCGGAAAACCCGGCTAATCACCAGTATCCATCGTCTGCGGGCATGCTCTCATACAGGCAAGCCGTGGCCCGGTGGTATAAAGACCGGTTTGATGTGGAACTGGACGCCGCCAGTGAAGTGGTTTCCCTGATCGGTTCCAAAGAAGGCATTGCCCATATATCCTTTTGTTATCTGAACCCCGGCGATATTGTATTAGTACCTGATCCAGGGTACCCGGTATATGCCGGCGGAGCTATTTTAGCCGGTGCCGAGCCCTACTATATGCCACTGACGGCGCAAAACCGCTTTTTGCCTGATTTAAACGCAATTCCCGCTGATGTGGCCCGCCGGGCTAAAATGATGTTTATCAATTATCCCAATAATCCCACCGGTGCTGTGGCCGGCGAAGATTTTTACCGGGATGTTATATCCTTTGCCCGGGAGTATAATATTTTAATTTGCCATGATGCTGCTTATTCCGAAATGGCCTATGACGGCTATAAGCCGCCCAGTTTTCTACAGTTCCCCGGCGCCAAGGAAGTCGGCATTGAGTTTCACTCGGTATCTAAAACTTATAACATGACCGGCTGGCGTATCGGTTGGGCTGCCGGGCATCCCCAGGTAGTGGAAGCGCTGGGCAGGCTTAAGTCCAATATTGATTCGGGCCAGTTCCAGGCGGTTCAATATGCAGCTATTAAAGGTCTCACCGGATCTCAGGAAGCCGTGCTGCAAATGCAAAAGGTTTACCAGCAGCGGCGGGATATACTGGTGGATGCCCTGAACAGCATGGGCTGGCAACTCGAAAAGCCCAAGGCAACCTTTTACGTGTGGGCGCCGGTGCCTGCTGGGCACACATCGGATTCCTTTGCCGAGCTGGTTCTGGATAAGGCCGGTGTAGTGATTACCCCCGGGAACGGATATGGCAGCAACGGCGAAGGCTTCTTCCGCATTGCACTGACAGTGGAAAAAGAGCGGATGCTCGAAGCACTGGACCGGATGAAGAAAAATATCGGTACGGTGAAATTCTAA
- the rpoZ gene encoding DNA-directed RNA polymerase subunit omega — translation MNKPSLDDLMEKVDSRYTLVVISAKRARQIMEMALQQEQNEEPDVFAKPVSAALHEVVQGNITYRRTKQGIK, via the coding sequence ATGAATAAACCTTCTCTGGATGATTTGATGGAAAAGGTGGACAGCCGGTACACTCTGGTGGTGATATCGGCTAAACGGGCTCGTCAAATAATGGAAATGGCTTTGCAACAAGAACAAAATGAGGAACCTGATGTGTTCGCTAAGCCTGTGTCGGCGGCACTGCATGAAGTTGTCCAGGGTAATATAACTTACCGGAGAACCAAGCAAGGTATTAAATAG
- a CDS encoding MarR family winged helix-turn-helix transcriptional regulator, whose amino-acid sequence MSNKKPNDAYLAIRTIIELTRTYDTLEDIMGRHFARFGLSQPKFNAMMQVRQAGDRGLALSELGERMLVTRANITGLIDRMERDGLVVREADPKDRRVYRVKLTNKASNLLDDILPIHADFSRRLVSVLDVTEKNQLIELLQKLRLEMEKI is encoded by the coding sequence TTGTCCAACAAAAAGCCCAACGACGCCTATTTGGCTATCCGAACCATTATTGAACTTACCAGAACATATGACACACTGGAAGATATAATGGGCAGGCATTTTGCCCGTTTCGGGCTGTCACAGCCCAAATTCAATGCCATGATGCAGGTACGCCAGGCGGGCGACCGGGGACTGGCCCTGTCCGAGCTGGGCGAGCGCATGCTGGTAACAAGGGCCAACATCACCGGCCTGATCGACCGCATGGAAAGGGACGGCCTGGTGGTGCGGGAAGCCGACCCCAAAGACCGTCGCGTGTACAGGGTTAAGCTTACCAACAAAGCATCAAACCTGTTGGACGACATTCTTCCCATACATGCAGATTTTTCCCGCCGGCTGGTGTCTGTTTTAGACGTTACAGAAAAAAATCAGCTGATCGAATTATTACAAAAATTACGCCTGGAAATGGAAAAAATATAA
- a CDS encoding YicC/YloC family endoribonuclease yields the protein MIKSMTGFGRGETISETLKINIEMKSVNHRYCEIVPHMPRSMNVFEDRIKRVIQKKIARGRVDLYINVAKYGADRVTVTVDEHLAASYLLAVKELKDKMTLAGEVTVKELLQLPGVFLLEESEEDTEQWWPELEATLQQALAGLMDMRVKEGQLLASDIKERIGRIAGLVNEIEQRSPVVVDEYRARLSQRLHDLLEPGTMDPSRLDAEVVLLAERSSITEEIVRLKSHLKQLRDCLELATPVGRKLDFILQELNREINTIASKSSDLAINSIAVEVKSELEKIREQVQNIE from the coding sequence TTGATAAAAAGCATGACCGGGTTCGGGCGTGGAGAAACGATTTCAGAAACATTAAAAATTAATATTGAAATGAAATCAGTAAATCATCGCTATTGTGAAATTGTTCCGCACATGCCCCGGTCCATGAATGTATTTGAAGACCGTATCAAGCGGGTGATACAGAAAAAAATTGCCCGCGGCAGGGTGGATTTATATATAAATGTGGCCAAATACGGTGCAGACAGGGTAACGGTAACGGTCGATGAGCATCTGGCCGCATCTTACCTCCTGGCGGTAAAGGAACTTAAAGACAAAATGACGTTGGCCGGGGAAGTGACTGTTAAAGAATTGCTGCAGTTGCCCGGTGTCTTTTTATTGGAAGAGTCCGAAGAAGATACCGAGCAGTGGTGGCCTGAGCTTGAAGCAACCCTTCAGCAGGCGCTGGCGGGTTTGATGGATATGCGTGTTAAAGAGGGACAGTTACTGGCTTCTGATATCAAAGAAAGGATCGGGCGCATAGCCGGGTTGGTCAATGAAATTGAGCAGCGTTCTCCGGTGGTTGTAGATGAATATCGCGCGCGGCTTAGCCAGCGACTGCATGATTTACTGGAGCCGGGGACAATGGATCCATCCCGGCTTGATGCCGAGGTTGTGCTGCTTGCCGAGCGATCCAGTATCACTGAAGAAATCGTGCGTTTGAAAAGTCATCTGAAGCAGTTGAGGGATTGTCTTGAACTTGCTACACCGGTGGGCAGGAAATTAGATTTTATATTGCAGGAGCTAAACCGGGAAATTAATACCATCGCCTCTAAATCATCTGACCTGGCTATCAACAGTATTGCTGTGGAAGTTAAAAGTGAACTGGAAAAAATAAGGGAGCAAGTACAGAATATCGAATGA
- the remA gene encoding extracellular matrix/biofilm regulator RemA: MEIKLINIGFGNIVSANRIIAIVSPESAPIKRIITEARDRGMLVDATYGRRTRAVIITDSDHIILSAVQPETVAHRLVNKDSTAGNDED, encoded by the coding sequence ATGGAAATAAAACTAATTAATATTGGATTTGGCAATATTGTTTCGGCGAACCGGATTATTGCTATCGTCAGCCCCGAATCGGCACCGATAAAAAGAATTATTACCGAGGCCAGGGACAGGGGTATGCTGGTGGATGCCACTTACGGTCGCCGTACCAGGGCGGTTATCATCACAGATAGCGATCACATTATTCTCTCAGCGGTGCAGCCTGAAACGGTAGCTCACCGCCTGGTCAATAAGGACAGTACCGCGGGTAATGATGAGGATTGA
- a CDS encoding YkuS family protein, with translation MITIALDDDLSRLRDDLVKEGFKVVDKTMVDHADALIVSGMENNFMNMQDIRTEKKVIDARGKSVREIADELRGFM, from the coding sequence TTGATAACTATAGCTTTGGATGATGATTTGAGCAGATTACGTGACGACCTGGTAAAGGAAGGATTCAAAGTGGTGGATAAAACAATGGTTGATCACGCGGATGCACTTATTGTTTCCGGCATGGAAAATAATTTTATGAATATGCAGGATATCAGAACGGAAAAAAAGGTTATCGATGCTCGTGGAAAAAGTGTCCGGGAAATTGCCGACGAACTTCGTGGATTTATGTAA